One window of the Salvelinus alpinus chromosome 13, SLU_Salpinus.1, whole genome shotgun sequence genome contains the following:
- the slc37a2 gene encoding glucose-6-phosphate exchanger SLC37A2 isoform X2, with product MRSSLAPGIRLITSFSRDSWYRGFTLFLTFLFYTSYHLSRKPISIVKSQLHRNCSTLIRPPNLNGTDNETWCDWAPFDQDNYQTLFGAVDNSFLVAYAIGMFFSGIFGERVPLRYYLTIGMLLSGLFTCLFGLGFYLNIHSIWYYAFVQAMNGLVQTTGWPAVVACVGNWFGKGKRGFIMGVWNSHTSVGNILGSLIAGVFVSSAWGMSFIVPGIIIASTGVLCFFFLVEKPEDVGCSPPQHHNSYNNEEIFSSPGQSNSISSEPAEEHTKAISFCGALRIPGVMEFSLCLLFAKLVSYTFLYWLPLYIANVAHFDPKEAGDMSTLFDVGGIVGGIVAGLVSDQTGGRASTCCVMLILAAPMLFLFNHIGQHSLATTIGMLLVCGALVNGPYALITTAVSADLGTHESLRGNSRALSTVTAIIDGTGSIGAALGPLLAGLISPTGWNNVFFMLITADILACLLLSRLVYKEVRGWCGHSPRHGGFKEI from the exons ATGAGGTCTTCTTTGGCTCCCGGCATTAGACTGATCACGTCCTTCTCAAGAGACAGCTG GTACCGAGGTTTCACCCTCTTCCTCACCTTCCTCTTCTATACCAGCTACCATCTCTCCCGGAAACCCATCAGCATCGTTAAG AGTCAGCTGCACAGAAATTGTTCCACCCTCATTCGACCTCCAAACCTCAATGGAACTGACAATGAAACCTGGTGTGACTGGGCGCCCTTTG ACCAGGACAACTACCAGACACTGTTTGGAGCCGTGGACAACTCCTTCCTGGTTGCTTATGCCATTGGCATGTTTTTCAG TGGGATATTTGGAGAGCGCGTGCCCCTGCGCTACTACTTGACCATCGGTATGCTTCTCAGTGGTCTCTTCACGTGTCTGTTTGGCCTGGGCTTCTACTTGAACATCCACTCAATATGGTACTACGCCTTCGTCCAG GCAATGAATGGACTGGTGCAGACGACGGGCTGGCCTGCAGTGGTGGCCTGCGTTGGGAACTGGTTTGGAAAAGGGAA aCGAGGGTTCATCATGGGCGTCTGGAACTCCCACACCTCGGTAGGCAACATCCTGGGCTCGCTCATCGCTGGCGTCTTCGTATCCTCGGCCTGGGGCATGTCCTTCATCGTGCCTGGCATCATCATCGCCTCCACTGGCGTTCTCTGCTTCTTCTTCCTGGTGGAGA AACCAGAAGATGTCGGTTGCAGCCCTCCGCAACACCAT AACTCATACAATAATGAGGAGATCTTCAGCAGTCCTGGCCAGTCCAACTCTATCTCCTCTGAGCCGGCAGAGGAGCACACCAAGGCCATCAGCTTCTGTGGGGCCCTCAGGATACCT GGCGTGATGGAGTTCTCCCTCTGTCTGCTGTTCGCTAAGCTCGTTAGCTACACTTTCCTCTACTGGCTTCCTCTCTACATTGCTAACGTTG CCCATTTTGACCCCAAGGAAGCTGGGGACATGTCAACACTATTTGATGTAGGAGGAATTGTTG GGGGCATCGTGGCTGGACTGGTGTCGGACCAAACTGGGGGCAGAGCCTCTACCTGCTGTGTCATGTTAATCCTGGCTGCCCCTATG CTGTTCCTGTTCAACCACATTGGACAGCATAGCCTAGCAACCACAATCG GGATGCTGTTGGTGTGCGGAGCCCTGGTGAACGGCCCCTACGCCCTCATCACCACCGCTGTGTCTGCTGACTTG GGGACGCATGAGAGCCTGAGAGGAAATTCTAGAGCGTTGTCAACGGTCACTGCAATTATTGACGGCACGGGGTCAATAG GTGCCGCCCTAGGTCCTCTGTTAGCAGGGCTGATCTCTCCGACGGGATGGAACAATGTCTTTTTCATGCTGATCACTGCTGATATCCTCGCCTGTTTG CTGCTGTCCAGGCTGGTGTATAAAGAGGTGAGGGGCTGGTGTGGACACAGCCCCAGACATGGAGG GTTCAAAGAAATCTGA
- the slc37a2 gene encoding glucose-6-phosphate exchanger SLC37A2 isoform X1, translated as MRSSLAPGIRLITSFSRDSWYRGFTLFLTFLFYTSYHLSRKPISIVKSQLHRNCSTLIRPPNLNGTDNETWCDWAPFDQDNYQTLFGAVDNSFLVAYAIGMFFSGIFGERVPLRYYLTIGMLLSGLFTCLFGLGFYLNIHSIWYYAFVQAMNGLVQTTGWPAVVACVGNWFGKGKRGFIMGVWNSHTSVGNILGSLIAGVFVSSAWGMSFIVPGIIIASTGVLCFFFLVEKPEDVGCSPPQHHEDNEKEPLLQNSYNNEEIFSSPGQSNSISSEPAEEHTKAISFCGALRIPGVMEFSLCLLFAKLVSYTFLYWLPLYIANVAHFDPKEAGDMSTLFDVGGIVGGIVAGLVSDQTGGRASTCCVMLILAAPMLFLFNHIGQHSLATTIGMLLVCGALVNGPYALITTAVSADLGTHESLRGNSRALSTVTAIIDGTGSIGAALGPLLAGLISPTGWNNVFFMLITADILACLLLSRLVYKEVRGWCGHSPRHGGFKEI; from the exons ATGAGGTCTTCTTTGGCTCCCGGCATTAGACTGATCACGTCCTTCTCAAGAGACAGCTG GTACCGAGGTTTCACCCTCTTCCTCACCTTCCTCTTCTATACCAGCTACCATCTCTCCCGGAAACCCATCAGCATCGTTAAG AGTCAGCTGCACAGAAATTGTTCCACCCTCATTCGACCTCCAAACCTCAATGGAACTGACAATGAAACCTGGTGTGACTGGGCGCCCTTTG ACCAGGACAACTACCAGACACTGTTTGGAGCCGTGGACAACTCCTTCCTGGTTGCTTATGCCATTGGCATGTTTTTCAG TGGGATATTTGGAGAGCGCGTGCCCCTGCGCTACTACTTGACCATCGGTATGCTTCTCAGTGGTCTCTTCACGTGTCTGTTTGGCCTGGGCTTCTACTTGAACATCCACTCAATATGGTACTACGCCTTCGTCCAG GCAATGAATGGACTGGTGCAGACGACGGGCTGGCCTGCAGTGGTGGCCTGCGTTGGGAACTGGTTTGGAAAAGGGAA aCGAGGGTTCATCATGGGCGTCTGGAACTCCCACACCTCGGTAGGCAACATCCTGGGCTCGCTCATCGCTGGCGTCTTCGTATCCTCGGCCTGGGGCATGTCCTTCATCGTGCCTGGCATCATCATCGCCTCCACTGGCGTTCTCTGCTTCTTCTTCCTGGTGGAGA AACCAGAAGATGTCGGTTGCAGCCCTCCGCAACACCAT GAGGACAATGAGAAGGAGCCTCTCTTACAGAACTCATACAATAATGAGGAGATCTTCAGCAGTCCTGGCCAGTCCAACTCTATCTCCTCTGAGCCGGCAGAGGAGCACACCAAGGCCATCAGCTTCTGTGGGGCCCTCAGGATACCT GGCGTGATGGAGTTCTCCCTCTGTCTGCTGTTCGCTAAGCTCGTTAGCTACACTTTCCTCTACTGGCTTCCTCTCTACATTGCTAACGTTG CCCATTTTGACCCCAAGGAAGCTGGGGACATGTCAACACTATTTGATGTAGGAGGAATTGTTG GGGGCATCGTGGCTGGACTGGTGTCGGACCAAACTGGGGGCAGAGCCTCTACCTGCTGTGTCATGTTAATCCTGGCTGCCCCTATG CTGTTCCTGTTCAACCACATTGGACAGCATAGCCTAGCAACCACAATCG GGATGCTGTTGGTGTGCGGAGCCCTGGTGAACGGCCCCTACGCCCTCATCACCACCGCTGTGTCTGCTGACTTG GGGACGCATGAGAGCCTGAGAGGAAATTCTAGAGCGTTGTCAACGGTCACTGCAATTATTGACGGCACGGGGTCAATAG GTGCCGCCCTAGGTCCTCTGTTAGCAGGGCTGATCTCTCCGACGGGATGGAACAATGTCTTTTTCATGCTGATCACTGCTGATATCCTCGCCTGTTTG CTGCTGTCCAGGCTGGTGTATAAAGAGGTGAGGGGCTGGTGTGGACACAGCCCCAGACATGGAGG GTTCAAAGAAATCTGA